GTAGAAGAGGGACCACGGTTGGGTAAGTTCACCGTATGCACTTGATGTGAGTGAcagtttttgttacttcacTCCCCTATTTCTTTCcatacttttttccttttttttttttttgaaaagaaaagcacttGACTTTGCTTACTCGTTTCtcactttgttttgcttcaaATGGCCGTGTTTTACGATCGGGAAGGTTGTGTGCATTTATCATTACcgatttttctctttttatttctttagtttttgttatttttgtttgtagtATGTGGAGATGCAGGTGATCTCCAAACgggtcatttttttttttttttgagttcttGTGTTTACTTATAACTAATGCATTACGAGAGGGAAGCTcaagaaaaagtaaattcAAGTAGCGAAACCAAAGAAAGGACGTGACAGTggtgggaaagaaaatagatcAGTTAGTGAAAGGAACATACGAGTGAACTAACGGTTTTACGTTGGGGGAAAAATATTATGTGAAATAGGAAAATCTGGTGAATACAAACGTGCTTGtgcgctttttttctttgttatttatcTTTACCCAATATTTGACGGCAACTCGATTCGGGTGGTTCGACGTTGGATCGTAGGGGGTTGTGAGGGTCAGTagttcctctttttcgtttcttttcttctcttgttaatgctatttctttttatgtgACAGGCGAGTGTTGacttccgttttcttttacttttttctcttctttttttttttcgttgggtTTAATTTAACCGGGGGTTGGGTTGTTGTCTTCCTTCATTACAATTGTCATTGTCATTATGGTCCCTTGATCAACATTGCCCTCGGCGTTGGTGTTGCTCCTATTCaaactttctttcttcacttttcgtTTATCCTGCGGTTATTTCGCATTCTGTTTCGTTTCTTATcgccctccccctcccaacCCCCATCCCGGTGCTCAGCTTTTGAAAGGGAGATAAATATCATTTGTGTTAACAATGACAGGCGTAATGAGTGAACGAACGAATTATTTTTGGGAAAcgtgtgcgtgcgtgcgtgtgtgtgtgtgtatgtggtaATGTATGCGTCATAACTAAGGCTGAAGGCGTTTACTTCGCTTTTTCTTcaggtctttttttttgttgcgtaTCCTTCTCCCACTTGagactattttttttactcaaAGGAGGAAGACGGAAATGTTCGGAAGGAAGTTGTGGGTGGAAGAGATAGTAGTGAAGAGGACCCGGTCTCAAATGAAATTTGGAAATGTGTGCCATCCCCGTTTTTGGGCCTGTGCGTAACATATTTGCTCTCATAAATGATGCTAACATATGAGtacatatatgtttatatatatatatatatatgtatgtgtgtatgtgtgtgtgaattTACATATTCGGTAGTTTGTTACTTTGAGCTTTTACTCCCTTCATTTAATGTCGTGTTGTGGTAGTAGCAAACAATTGTGCACAACTCCGCTGGTCCCTGCAACTGGTGACATTTCTTTCCACTCCCCCCATGCTAttaagtaaatatatatatttatttaatttgtggtctttttccccatcttgtcgtgtatgtgtgtgcgtcttTGTAACTGGGAGTCGGAAATGGTAGTCGAGTTCCTCTACGCCGGTTCTCTCAGTTTGCAAAagaaacgtttttttttttttgctacggCCACTGGTGTTTTAACTTGTGTGTCCCCCctctatttattttcatcTTTCTGTATCCCCAACATCAcaccctttttaaaaaattcctACCCCtatttttccttattttttttccctagTTGCTTTATAcctcccattttttttcctgcggCACTACGACTactcatatattttttcttcgttctcTTTCTAAACTGTGCTTTTCTTACTGCCGTCACCACCTTCGAATTTATGCGCGTAGTTTcttgcttcattttttttttttgaagtgcATGACTTTCATTAGTGTGCCTGTGTTTAGTTGAGTCTGACGACTGCGCCCTTCATTACTGAAGGGTAACCCTGATTGCtgttgtgtgcgtgtgtgcattGTGGTGTAGGGAAGAGTAGGAAGGAAAGCGATCGTTTGCGCCCTGTAGATTTGTACAGCACGTTGAACTGTTGAGCTTTGTGAAATTCGCCAATTTATGCGGAACTCGCTCATTCAGCATACGCGAAACCTGTCAGCGACAAAGCAAATCACGGGGATTGTCTGCGACCACGTGGATGTCTTCACTTGGGGCCACTCCCCTCCTGAACAGCACGGCAATAAGTTTTCCTCAGGGAAAGCAACAGCACCATTCTACAATGCGGGCCAAAGGCGCTGCACACTCTGTGATGACCGTCTAGAAACTTCCTTCTCTGCTCACTGCGGCTATGTGGGGCATGTGGCGCGAGTGGGTATACTGGAGCGTGCAATGGAAATActacaaaagggggaaaaacgtGCGGCGAATGGAAAGAGTGGTGGTTTAGGTGGAAAAATAACAGATTTAGATGAAAGCATTAAGGCACTTGTGGGCACCTGGTGGTCTCGATTAAATGATACAAAGCGGGAACCGGCACTCGACTACAAGCGCATACCATCACTCAGCGCATCTACGACGAAAAAGCGATTGTGGCGTATGCGTTTCCTGCTGCAGTATTTGCGTGATAGAGGTATTATCCGCTACAGTTTGACTCCGGCAAAGGTAGCTGGCGCGGGAGGTAACGCGTTTGTACGATCTGCCCGTTTCGAGAGAAGTGAGATGATTGGAGATAACATTGTAAAAGTTGTGGTCCCTGACCGCTTAGTTCGGCTCTTCCCTGCGGATGAGGGCGGTGTGACATATAAATTGGCTTCTATTCAACAACTGCTTGACAGTAATGAGGGATTATTGGAAATATACGACTATCTTGGCCTCAACAACATCATCGGCGTGAGGCTTCCAAACAACAAGACGAAGTCAGACGTTGTGGAGGCTTTGTTTGGTGAACTGCAGACATTTCTTTGGGCAAGCGAGTTGTCCTGTGGGTCGTGCCAGTACCCCGCATTTCCTACTGCTGAGCACCGTTATGTGCGCGCGTTAGTTGATCACTTATTGAATGAGCTTACGCATATGGTTATTATGTGGCGTGTTGAGAGCACCCTCGAGAACTCTAAGGAATATCTTGCCAAGTACCTTCTACAGGGCGCACGTCAAAATGGTAGTTTTTCTACTAGTGCTAGTGGTGCTACAATCGTAAAGGAGGTGGATTGTGACCGTTCCCGCTACGCTGTcttgccgctgcttttgaCGTTTCCTTACTCGACATCATCTGCCAATAAATCAGCGGGAGGAAAGCAGCCACCGCTTCAATCTTCGAGTTTGGCTGCAGCGAAAAGTGTGCAGGAAAGAGGGACGCCGCGGATGTTGTTTACCTCACCAGTAGCTGTGCCAGCCGCTTTACATTCGCATTACAACCCACCCCTTCGTATTGTGCGAACCATTAAGGATTATCAGCGTGAGATTTTAACGGTActcgaagaggaggaagttgtGTCTGCATTAATCCCTTGTACAGATTCTTCGTGGGGGATGAAAGAGGGATATATGAATTCGCGGGAAACTGGGAGGAGGAAACCGCCACATGGGCAGATCCGCGCCCCATGGCACGAGTTGGCACTGGAAAAATATCCAAGATGGCGGTGTGACACTGAAGAAGCGGTGGTACGCCAAGCCTTGGAGCTTCGACTCATGCAGCGGAAGGTTTACACCAAAGAGACCAATTGGAGGGCATTAACTACCGCCATGGCTCAACGTCTCCTTCCGAATTCCCCATTGGAAGTAGATCCGGTAGGTGTACGACCTGTTAGACAAACCGGAAGGTTGCTGTTGACTTTTGAAGGGACTACTGAGCGTAGGGCGGCACTCGCTACTAGCATGTGTTTTCCGTCGCTAGCACAATCGGCCGGCTGAATCGTCATTGGAGGTTTGCTTATACCTGCGCTTTGGCTTCTTTCTGCGAAATACTTTCACCGGTGCGCTTTTGGCTTcggtttttcctctttgtggAGTGACGGCATTTGTTAACGAGCTGTGTTTGCCCTGCACCGAGCATTAAATCTATAGACTCGCCAGAGTTGCGCGTACAGGGGAGTTGCTTAACTGTCAATTTAGTTACTGGATCCCCTAAACTGAATTGTTTGGCGCTCCGCACGTTTTGTCACGCATAGGTGGTTATGGCGGTTCGTTGCTCGTGAAAATTTCACCTCTGTGAAGGAAAACTTGTGGAACCACCGCTCTGCCTGAAAGATGCCACATTCTCCTCCCTGTGGATGATCAGTGATTGAATTGTAGATATTGAAAGCATCTATATGGCTTTATTGCGAGCGGAGTGCTCTGAAGAGGGTTGTGACCGGTGGGGCAAGCGGCGCCCTGTTCAGGTAACATTCCTTGTTACTTTTCCCTATCATGTCGTGGACTTGCTGGGCTGctcgttgttctttttttgttgttccgaAGTGTGAGAAAGGAGGATAGTGGGAAACCATTTAGCAAGACTTCTTGTCGTATTCCGATGGCTGCGGTGATGGTCCACGGGGGGCCGCTTGTTGGTGTGAGCGGTGGTATACCACTGTcgtgttttattatttaagtggtttctctttgttttcgtttgacttggctcctttttttttttttttaggacGCCTCACTTTTTAAGTGGAGGATGTCGTATCCACTAACCCTTCCCCGCTGATCTCAGTTTCGCTGTTCATCACTTTCTGTTTCACATCCAATACTTCTTGTACTCATAATAAAGGCACCTAGACGTAATGTCTTTAACCCTCCAGAGCGAAAGCTTCCAGCACATTGTGCGTCTCCTCAACACGAACGTTGAGGGCAAACGCAAGGTCCCCTTTGCACTACGGATGGTGAAAGGTATTGGTATCCGTTTCGCATACATGGTCTGCAAAAAGGCTGGTGTTGATGTTGAGCGCCGTGCTGGTACGCTGTCACCTGAGGAACTTGAGAAAATCTCTGAGGTGATCGCCGATCCCGCGAAGTTCAAAATCCCCGAGTGGTTCCTGAATCGTCAGCGCGACCCTAAAACTGGAAAGACGGAGCACCTGACTAGCTCGATGGTGGATACACGCTTGCGTGAGGACCTGGAACGGCTGAGGAAGATCCGTGCGCACCGTGGTGTTCGTCACGCCTATGGTCTGCGCGTTCGTGGTCAGCATACTTGCACGTCTGGCCGCCGTGGTAAGACTGTCGGTGTGTCCCGCACCAAGTAGGCGTAGGAACTCCACCTTAGGAAAGGCTGCCAAGAAAACTGCCGTGTTTcatattatttcttttcttttttactgaATTTTAAACATGTGCGGTACCGCGACGCCACCGCTGGCTTTTTGCTAACGTAGTACACTATTCGGAAATATATTTAATGCTTGACCCCTGTTATACCACGCTTGTTCATTCGTTTCCgccttttcctcatttttgttaCTACTATATCTAACAACTATAATAACTTTAAGCAGGCAAACATAATGTCTTTAACCCTCCAAAGCGAAAGCTTCCAGCACATTGTGCGTCTCCTCAACACGAACGTTGAGGGCAAACGCAAGGTCCCCTTTGCACTACGGATGGTGAAAGGTATTGGTATCCGTTTCGCATACATGGTCTGCAAAAAGGCTGGTGTTGATGTTGAGCGCCGTGCTGGTACGCTGTCACCTGAGGAACTTGAGAAAATCTCTGAGGTGATCGCCGATCCCGCGAAGTTCAAAATCCCCGAGTGGTTCCTGAATCGTCAGCGCGACCCTAAAACTGGAAAGACGGAGCACCTGACTAGCTCGATGGTGGATACACGCTTGCGTGAGGACCTGGAACGGCTGAGGAAGATCCGTGCGCACCGTGGTGTTCGTCACGCCTATGGTCTGCGCGTTCGTGGTCAGCATACTTGCACGTCTGGCCGCCGTGGTAAGACTGTCGGTGTGTCCCGCACCAAGTAGGCGTAGGAACTCCACCATAGGAGGTATTGTTTGTCATGCTTTTATTCGTGGTTgttgtctcttttttgtgttttcatGACTTGGTTTAATTTGTTGTAGGAACCACCTCGTCAGTATCTGGTGGAAGACCCCATGTATCACATTGTCTACCGTTGGTTTTATCACTTTAAAaatctctttcattttctatCACCCCTCGGTTTGACATAATCGCTGCGGACTATTCTTATTGTTCGCGCGGTGAAGTGTGTCAACGTTGTGTTTCTGTAGTATTACGTTGTGAGGAATTGTATTCCCCGATAATGTCTATTTCCTACAAAGAGCTTATTGCTCTTCGTCGTGCACATTTGGCTCGCCAAGGGCAAAACGCACCGTTATCTCCAGGTCGGTCTGAGTTGCAGGCTTCACAGGTAGGCGCCTCCTCTGAGACCGCAGTGGTTAGGGTGGATGATGTTTCTCCTCAACTAGAAATCGAGGGAAGACCCCAAGAGACACTTCCGGAGTGGTTAGTGGATGAGCAGCAACCAACTGTTGGGCTTAGTCATCTTCCATGGTCCCAGTCAGTGGAGGGAAGATACACGACCGAGGAGGAGGTCCCCCGGGCCGAAGAACCAAAGGTCATGGTTCCTCACGAAACCATTAAGGGTGATTTGCCACGGATGGAAGTGATGAGACGCTGGCGGCGGAGGTACGACAAATATTCTCTCCTGGAATTgctcaaggaaaaaaacgtcGTTGCCGACGGTAGGTTTTCTTGGGAAGAATCCGAAGCCAACCAGtcacttcttcctcttcacgtTTTTGACAACGTAAGTTACGAGGAACTTTCACCGAGTGATTGGATGAGCAAGAGGGATGAGACGGGTGGTGTCGTATGTTTAGCTTTACCTGACGCCAATGTATGTTCGTGGGTTCGGGGGTGGGTGACGGGATGGGACGAAGAGACCAACGTGTTGACTGTGCGCCTGTGTGACGCGGGTGCCGCCACGGGTGAccccaaacaaacaaaagggaccGTTGTGCGGCTTCACCgcttgtatgtgtgttttaaTGCAGAGAACCCGGAAAACTTTGCGGAACGGTTTGCGGGGGCGTACCGCATGCGAAATCTGCTGAAAAGTGTCCTTAGGCAGCAAACATTTGTCGATGCCATTCCAACAGATGAATTTCAGACGGTGGACCCGTACGCACTAGAACGTGTGCATCAGTTGTGTTTGAATACGCCGAAACTCCTCCAAAAACAAGATTTGCTGCAGGTGACCAAGGTTCTAAACGATGTACGATCGGACTACTCCCATGTAATGAACCGCGAGCTATTGAACCATACAGTGAAAAACGGCGCGCTCCAAGAGCTTCTGGGAGGTGCGGAACTTCCAGTTGATAGGCCACATGTCCAAGTGCAGAAATGCGGCGTGCACGAGCTTCGTCACAATTGCTTCCGAAGTATCGTGAGTTCTTTTCTATCCAACTCAATTACTGCCCGAAGTGAAATCGCTATTGCCATTTTGCAGCGTGTGCGCGAGGGTAATGAAGTCTTGATGGCTAGGAGAGTATTCCGAACGAGCAAGGTCCCAGATGAACAGGTTACACTTACTTTGAATGCGTTCGAGGATGTACAGGTTACGTCTGTGCGGGAAAATGCTCAGTTTGTGCGCGAAAAGTGGATTCCCGGCATTACTGAATTTATCAAACGCATATGCTCTGACTGCGATGAGAATGAGGATGTAACACTGAAGGTACGCGAGTGTGACTACGAGACATGCAAAGTGCGTGGCCTCATGAACACCATCACACTACAAATGGAAGATACCTTGCGCTGGGTGCTGACGAACGCACTTTCAGAGTTTGCGTCCTTTGTAGAGGAGTGTGCGAAGTACACTGTAAAGGTGCACAGCATGTTTGATGTTGAGGTTGTACCTCATCCAGACTTGAAACGCGCAAGGATTGTGCCACTCTTCAAGGTTTCTCTCGTAGATGGCGAAGAACGGAATTTGGTGTGGAGCTCATCAATTTCTGACTTCTTATCGATGCTTACGGAAGTTGTCTACCGATGTCTAGCGTTACATACCGGTGCTCGTTCGGTGGAGCGGCGCCTGTTTACCTTCCTCTTTGACAGCCACACggcgtttctttcttccctgcACGACGATGATCCAGCGTGCACGTCGTGCTTGCGCAGGCTGACGGAAGCTGTTGAACGGGCTGGAAAACCTTTGGATGAATACATCGCGACCTTCGGTGACGTTCAAGAACTGATTGCACTTGATGTAAAGCAATACATAGAGGATTTCAAGCAAAAGTTCCCCACGACGAAAGGTGTGGAGGAAGAGATTCTGCGATAtaaccaaaagcaaaaggatgTGTCCGAGATGATACCCCGTCAGAAGGACCTCGGTCTTTTTCAGGTTGACTGCACAGATTTGAAAAAGCGGCTCACATGGAAGTGTAATCAAGTTGTCAACTCTATTTTGGATGTGATGCTTAATCGTGCAAACACCAAGGCTACGTTTGTGATTAATTCCTTCCAGGAGCTTCGCGACACCCTTGTTAAACCGACTCGGACACCTGAGGAGGTCGTAGACCGCCAGGACTTCATCAAGGCAATTCCGGAGAAGGTTTTTGACCTTCAGGCTGTGATTAGTGAAATTCAGCAGGTTTATGCCATCCTAGATACATTCCATGTCCCGTTTAGTGAAGAAGACTTCAACAAGAAGTGGACAGCGATAGCATGGCCAGCACGTCTCGATGATGACATCATTCAGAGACAAGTCGATCTCGAGCAGACGAAGCGTAGTCTTACCCTCAACTTGCGGAAGTCACAAGAGGCGTTTAGTGAGAAGGTGGTGCAGTTGCAACATACGGTGGCCTCATTCAACCGTCGCTCCAATGTGAACAAAATGAATGAGATTGTAGGGGATGTCAACAACATATTGGAAAACATCAGACAACTTTTGGAGACAGCAAACGAATTCAACACGCACGAGAACCTCTTACTTCTGGAGAAGACAGATTACACGATGGTACGGGATCTCCAGTCCGACTTCGAACCGTATGCCTCGTTGTGGCTCACCGTGCACGATTGGAACGTTGCCTTGCGTGAGTGGCAGGCTCGACCATTTCCTGAGATCGATGCAGAGGCCATGGAGAAGCGAGTAATGAACAATTATCACACAATATCAAGATGCTGCGTGGATCCAAAACTCACCGAACTACTAACTGAAATCgcgaagaagacgaaggCGAAGATAGAGGAATTCCAACCCATATTGCCTTTCGTTAAGTTTCTCCGCACCGAGGGCATGAAGGATAGACATTGGGACCAAATCTCCAAAGAGATTGGCCGCGATATCCGCCCGGGAAAGACAATCATGACGATTAGTGATGTAAAACCTCTGATGACGGTTGAGTATGAAGAAATTTTGCTCCGTATATCGGAGGTGGCGTCCCGCGAGTACCAGATAGAGACTTCACtgaggaagatgaaggaGGAGTGGGAAAAGATATCTTTCGACGTCCAGCCGTACAAGAGCACAGGGTGTTATCTCGTCACGAAGGATGCGGTGGACACGATACAAGAGGTGTTGGACGACCAAATGCTTATCACCCAATCCCTTGGCTTCTCACCTTTTAAGAAAATGTTCGAAGCGGACATTGCAGCCTGGGAAGCGTCCCTTAAGCGGGTGCAGTGCGTAATGGATGAGTGGCTTATTTGTCAAAAGGCGTGGCTGTACCTAGAACCAATTTTCCAGTCGGAGGACATCACACGCCAACTGCCTAGGGAGACGGAGCGCTTCAAGAAGGTTAACGGGAACTGGCATTACCTCACCAATGAGGCCCATGAGAAAAAACTAGTGTTAGATTTCTGCGCAATACCTGACAGTTTGAGTAAATTCAaggataataatgatgaacTGGAGCTAATTCAGCGCGGGTTAAACCAGTACCTTGCAAGCAAGAGGAGTGCATTCGCTCGGTTCTACTTTCTTTCGGATGATGAACTGCTTACGATCCTTTCCGAGGCTCGTGATCCAAGGAAGATACAGCCTCATTTCCGCAAATTGTTTGAGAACATCATGGAGATTGATATGCGTGACCCTGGAAACGAAATGTTCGGTATGTACTCGCAGATGCGCGAGTACGTGCCTTTCGACCAGGGTATTCTTCCCCGTAGAAACATTGAGAATTGGCTCAGTGAGATCGAACACATGATGCGGATTTCGATTCGCTCTCAACTGTCAAAGGGCGTGAAGGACTGTGCCGAAAAGGGTCGTCAGAATCTTATTCTCAATGCTCCTGGCCAAGTTGCTATCGCTGTAAGTCAAATCATGTGGACAGCGAGCTGTGAGAGCAGTATCAAGGAGCATGGGTCTTTGGAACCCTATATGCCGAAGGCAAGGGAAAATCTAATGAGTCTTGTGGAAACGGTACGGCAACCTCTCTCTACGTTGCAACGTGTGAACATTAGTGGTCTCATCACTATTGAAGTTCATGCAAAGGATATTGTGGAGAAGTTAACCGAGGATAAAGTAGATAGCATTTACGCATTTGAATGGATTTCTCAACTTCGCTCGTACTGGGAAAACAATGACTGCTATTTGCGTCAAGTTGAGGCGCAGTTTCAATATGGTGGTGAGTACCTTGGCAACAGCACCCGTCTTGTCGTGACGCCACTTACTGACCGTATCTACCTGACGCTCACTGGGGCCATGCATATGTTCCTTGGTGGTGCACCTGCAGGTCCAGCTGGAACAGGTAAAACAGAAACTGTGAAAGATCTTGCCAAAGCGGTCGCAAAGCAGTGCGTCGTGTTTAACTGCCAGGAAGGTATGACGTACGCATCGATGGGTAAATTTTTTAAGGGTTTGGCACAAGCGGGTGCATGGGCGTGTTTCGATGAATTTAACCGTATTGACGTAGAAGTGCTCTCCGTTGTGGCGCAGCAGGTTTCAACGCTTCAAGAAGCCTCTCGGTCGAAGCAGTTTCGAATTCCCTTCGAGGGGACAGAAATTATTGTTGATCCCTCGTATTCTGTGTTCATCACGATGAATCCAGGTTACGCTGGACGTACGGAGCTTCCAGATAACCTGAAAGTTCTGTTCCGCCCCGTTGCGTGTATGGTACCGGACTATGCTATGATCGCCGAAATTCGTCTATTCTCCTTTGGATACTCCAACTCTCGTACATTGGCCCAGAAAATGGTTGCGACATTCCGGTTGAGTTCTGAGCAGCTTTCATCTCAAGATCACTACGATTTTGGTATGCGTGCTGTGAACACTGTCATTTCGGCTGCTGGGCTAATGAAGCGCGAGTGCCccgatgaagaggaagatgtcCTGCTACTCCGGGCGCTGCACGATTCCAATGCACCTAAATTTTTGGACGAGGATCTCCTTTTGTTCTCTGGCATTATCTCCGATTTGTTTCCCGGTGTCGAGCTTCCGACGCGCGATTATGGTTCTTTGCTCTCGACTCTAAAAGAGAAAGCTGTAACCTTCCGCGTTGAACCTACGGACATGTTCCTCAAGAAGTGCATACAACTCTATGAGATGAACATTCTTCGGCACGGCCAAATGCTGGTTGGACCAACAATGGGTGGGAAGACATCTGCTTCTCGCGTTCTGCAGGCCGCAATGACAAAGCTTCGAGTGGAACTAAATGAGGAACGGTACGCCCAGGTTTGCATACATGCTCTGAATCCGAAGTCTATTACGATGGCCCAACTCTATGGTGGCTTTGACGATGCCACTGGTGAATGGCGCGACGGGCTCATCGGTGAACTTTTTCGGATAGCCGCTCGGGACACAACGGACACCAAGCAGTGGATTTATTTTGATGGGCCAGTGGATGCCCTGTGGATTGAATCAATGAATACCGTGCTAGACGACAACAAGAAACTTTGTCTGATATCTGGTGAGATTATTGCCATGACACCGTACATGAGTTGCTGGTTTGAAGTGGAGGATCTGGCTGTTGCGTCTCCCGCTACTGTGTCTCGCGCCGGTATGATTTACATGGAACCTTTGGGGTGTATTGGTGTAGATGCCTTCATCAAGACATGGAAGGATTACCGCCTTCCCTCGAGCATGGAGCCGTACAAGGATGAGTTGGAGAAACTATGCTCTGaactctttccccttcttatTGAATTTGTGCAGCAGCAGGTGGTGGAATACTGCCCTTCCGTGTGGCCCAATCTTTTGATTTCATGCTTTAACATATATGAGGTGCTTTTGGAACCCTTTACACCCACGCGAATCGCAGAGGTACCGGAGGAACAGCTGACAAAATTGAAAGCAGTGTACATGcacctttttgtcttttcagTTGTGTGGTCCTTCGGTGCAACAGGGGACCGAGAGAGTCGTAAGCCCTTTGACTGTTTTCTGCGCACATCGTTGGCAAATTTGGGCGTGCTCATTTCACTCCCACCCATTGGATGTATTCAAGATTACGAGTTCTGCGTGGAGCAGGGGCGTTGGATCCCCTGGACCGAGCGACTCCCACCCTTCATGGCCAAGGTAACAGCGAACACCTTTGCGGAAATCATTGtgcccacagctgatgtggTGTGTTACAAATTTCTCAACCGTTTGCTGCTGCAGAAGTCGTTCCACACGCTGTGCTGCGGTCCTACGGGTACGGGGAAAACAGTGGTACTCCAGCAGCTTTTGATGCACGAGATGCCAAAGGAGTTCACACCAATCTTCTTCACGTTTTCTGCTCGCACAAGTGCCAACCAAACGCAAGACCTTATCTTCTCCAAGTTTGAAGTCCGACGTCGTGCAACCCCGCAAATTTGGGGCGCCCCAGTCAACAAGAAATTTGTCATTCTTATTGACGATATGAACATGCCGGTGAAGGAGCAGTACGGCGCTCAACCACCTATTGAGATTTTGCGGCAGTACATGGATTACAAGGGATGGTATGATCGCAAGACGCGTGAGTTCTTTAATATTGTTGATATTGTCTTTTCTGGTGCTATGGGTCCACCAGGCGGTGGTAGAACACACATCAGCCAAAGATTCTTGCGACATTTTAATCTCATTGCGTTTCCAGAGGTTAATGAGGGAAGTATGGACCGTATCTTTGGTTCCATTCTGGATGCATACTTCAAACCTTTTAGTGAGGAGGTTTGTCAACTGCTGCCACAGGTGTTGAAGGCATCCATTGCTGTGTTTAATACGGTAACCAAATCGCTACGCCCAACTCCGTCGCGGTCCCATTACTTGTTTAACCTGCGTGACCTTGCTAAGGTGATCAGCGGTTTAATAATGGCTACGCCCGAAACAACAAACTGCGCGGTTGGTCTTCTCCGCCTTTGGATTCACGAAGAGATGCGGACATTTAAGGATCGTCTCATCACTGACGCAGACAGACAATGGTTTGACCAACAGCTACGGAAGCAGGTCGAAGAGAGATTTCATATGCGTTTCAGTGAAGTGGTGCCCCCAGAAAGGGGCACTGACGGATTGCTTTTTGCGGATTTCATTGGGAAGAAGGACGTCGCTAATCGGTACCAAGAGGTGACCTCCCCGGAGGAGCTTGTCGCAGTTCTGAAGAAGAAGTTAGATGAGTACAACTTTGTTGCCTTCCACAAACTGCACATTGTGATGTTTTCGTATGCCGTTGAGCATATCTGTCGCATAGCCCGCGCCACCCGAAAGCCTAATGGCCACGTTCTGTTGTTAGGCGTTGGTGGTTCAGGGAGGCAGTCCCTGTCGCGCATTGCGGCGTTTATTAATGACTTCGAAACCT
This region of Trypanosoma brucei gambiense DAL972 chromosome 10, complete sequence genomic DNA includes:
- a CDS encoding RNA editing complex protein MP67, whose amino-acid sequence is MRNSLIQHTRNLSATKQITGIVCDHVDVFTWGHSPPEQHGNKFSSGKATAPFYNAGQRRCTLCDDRLETSFSAHCGYVGHVARVGILERAMEILQKGEKRAANGKSGGLGGKITDLDESIKALVGTWWSRLNDTKREPALDYKRIPSLSASTTKKRLWRMRFLLQYLRDRGIIRYSLTPAKVAGAGGNAFVRSARFERSEMIGDNIVKVVVPDRLVRLFPADEGGVTYKLASIQQLLDSNEGLLEIYDYLGLNNIIGVRLPNNKTKSDVVEALFGELQTFLWASELSCGSCQYPAFPTAEHRYVRALVDHLLNELTHMVIMWRVESTLENSKEYLAKYLLQGARQNGSFSTSASGATIVKEVDCDRSRYAVLPLLLTFPYSTSSANKSAGGKQPPLQSSSLAAAKSVQERGTPRMLFTSPVAVPAALHSHYNPPLRIVRTIKDYQREILTVLEEEEVVSALIPCTDSSWGMKEGYMNSRETGRRKPPHGQIRAPWHELALEKYPRWRCDTEEAVVRQALELRLMQRKVYTKETNWRALTTAMAQRLLPNSPLEVDPVGVRPVRQTGRLLLTFEGTTERRAALATSMCFPSLAQSAG
- a CDS encoding 40S ribosomal protein S18, putative, with the translated sequence MSLTLQSESFQHIVRLLNTNVEGKRKVPFALRMVKGIGIRFAYMVCKKAGVDVERRAGTLSPEELEKISEVIADPAKFKIPEWFLNRQRDPKTGKTEHLTSSMVDTRLREDLERLRKIRAHRGVRHAYGLRVRGQHTCTSGRRGKTVGVSRTK
- a CDS encoding 40S ribosomal protein S18, putative, with the translated sequence MSLTLQSESFQHIVRLLNTNVEGKRKVPFALRMVKGIGIRFAYMVCKKAGVDVERRAGTLSPEELEKISEVIADPAKFKIPEWFLNRQRDPKTGKTEHLTSSMVDTRLREDLERLRKIRAHRGVRHAYGLRVRGQHTCTSGRRGKTVGVSRTK